The following are from one region of the Cloacibacterium normanense genome:
- a CDS encoding carboxypeptidase-like regulatory domain-containing protein: protein MIKKLSIISIFGILSFSALQAQTTVYAYLKDAQGKPVENAEVDLRDSDNDVTADKIGYFQFVDMKPGHYSITISKPGFEHKIIEFDVNANEKKKDLGSISLAPSLDMADLGVITIDDSDTQDSDNGSTQPTVGLLSSGRDAFANVAAFELGAYWFRPRGVDNRFEDILFNGVSMSKNDDGRVDFSNWGGLNDVTRYPLENVENLTPSEFTFGNLGGVTYYNTRASSYRKGTSLAYSLTNRSYFHRAMATYNSGLNKKGWAYSISASRRWAEEGVIEGTYQDAYAYFLSVEKRLGERHALNFTAFGSPTYRGSNSPNTQEVYDLAGKNYNSYWGWQDGEKRNSRIRKVFEPVFQMAHYWKIGKSSNLNSTFSYQQGEDARSRLDWFHGADPNPTYYRKLPSYIFAPTTYDDSDGGYNITAAEFNAYLPLYARGIYDWRQNKAGQQIDWASLYNANLNNLEKGAVYTMVEDVNRDKTINFVSHFDTRLKDNWKLNVNFNYQNLKSDNFRRIKDLLGAAYANNLDAFGGDKPFNVDGMSTRVYKGDRTQYSYILNRDAAALNISTELDLKRWNFVLSGFSSYSESFRDGHYRNHFYLNNSKGKSDVYNSLDYGAKGKLTYKINGRNFLVANGAYFTLAPTLNEIFINPRVNDFVTPNLQNQEIASSDFSYITRGQVLKLRLTGYYTSIKNSTEISRYFAEGIQLGTDATAQDAFVAEILSGIDKKYMGAEFAADVKITPTLTSVLVVSYGDYTISNNPTAYVSIDSDLYPNGYDEIGTAKLKGYKVAGTPQKAASLSFRYNSTKYWWFGMSANYLMDQYLDFSALNRTPNFYTDPTTGDNYIHPVTGQVVTQSDVDALNKQKKFDDQFMLNANIGKSFLFGKYRVGASLSVNNILNNRDYVTGGFEQGRKSNFTESYVDNVISPVSLFGPKLWYDRGTTFFANVYLRF from the coding sequence ATGATTAAGAAATTATCAATTATCTCAATATTTGGGATACTTTCTTTCTCAGCACTACAAGCGCAAACTACAGTTTATGCCTATCTAAAAGATGCACAAGGCAAACCAGTAGAAAATGCTGAAGTTGATTTGAGAGATTCAGACAATGATGTTACGGCTGATAAAATTGGCTATTTCCAATTTGTGGATATGAAACCGGGACATTATTCCATTACAATTTCGAAGCCTGGCTTTGAACACAAAATTATTGAATTTGATGTTAATGCAAATGAGAAGAAAAAAGATTTAGGTTCTATTTCTCTTGCTCCTTCGCTTGATATGGCAGATTTAGGAGTTATCACGATTGATGATTCTGACACTCAAGATTCAGACAATGGCAGTACTCAACCTACAGTAGGTTTATTAAGCTCTGGTAGAGATGCTTTTGCTAATGTAGCGGCATTTGAACTAGGAGCATATTGGTTTAGACCAAGAGGTGTAGATAATCGTTTTGAAGATATTTTATTCAACGGTGTTTCTATGTCTAAAAATGATGACGGTAGAGTAGATTTCAGTAACTGGGGAGGTCTTAATGACGTAACCAGATATCCATTAGAAAATGTAGAAAATCTTACTCCTTCAGAATTCACTTTTGGTAACTTAGGTGGTGTAACATATTACAATACTAGAGCTTCTTCTTATAGAAAAGGAACTTCTTTAGCTTATTCATTAACTAACAGAAGCTATTTCCACAGAGCAATGGCTACTTATAACAGTGGACTTAACAAAAAAGGATGGGCTTACTCTATTTCTGCAAGTAGAAGATGGGCAGAAGAAGGGGTGATAGAAGGTACTTATCAAGATGCTTATGCATATTTCTTATCTGTAGAAAAAAGATTAGGAGAAAGACATGCTCTTAACTTTACAGCATTTGGTTCACCAACTTACAGAGGTTCAAACAGTCCAAATACACAAGAAGTATATGATTTAGCGGGTAAAAACTACAACTCTTATTGGGGATGGCAAGATGGTGAGAAAAGAAATTCTAGAATTAGAAAAGTTTTCGAACCAGTATTTCAAATGGCTCATTATTGGAAAATAGGTAAATCATCTAATTTAAATTCTACTTTCTCTTACCAACAAGGTGAAGATGCTAGAAGTAGATTAGACTGGTTCCATGGAGCAGATCCTAACCCAACTTATTATAGAAAATTACCAAGCTACATTTTCGCACCAACTACTTATGATGATAGTGACGGTGGCTATAATATTACTGCTGCAGAATTTAATGCTTATTTACCACTTTACGCTAGAGGAATCTACGATTGGAGACAAAATAAAGCTGGTCAACAAATCGATTGGGCTTCTCTTTACAATGCTAACTTAAACAATCTTGAAAAAGGAGCTGTTTATACAATGGTAGAAGATGTAAATAGAGATAAAACCATCAACTTTGTTTCTCACTTTGATACCAGATTAAAAGACAACTGGAAATTAAATGTAAACTTTAACTATCAAAATCTAAAATCTGATAACTTTAGAAGAATTAAAGATTTATTAGGTGCTGCTTATGCAAATAATTTAGATGCGTTCGGTGGCGATAAACCATTTAACGTAGACGGAATGAGCACTAGAGTTTACAAAGGTGATAGAACACAATATTCTTATATCCTAAATAGAGATGCAGCTGCATTAAATATTTCTACTGAGTTAGATTTAAAAAGATGGAACTTCGTATTATCTGGTTTCTCTTCTTATTCAGAATCATTCAGAGATGGTCATTACAGAAACCACTTCTATTTAAATAATTCTAAAGGGAAAAGTGATGTATACAATTCTCTAGACTATGGTGCAAAAGGTAAACTTACTTATAAGATTAATGGTAGAAATTTCTTAGTGGCAAACGGAGCTTATTTTACATTAGCACCAACATTGAACGAGATTTTCATTAATCCAAGAGTAAATGATTTTGTAACTCCAAACTTGCAAAACCAAGAAATTGCTTCTTCTGATTTCAGTTATATTACAAGAGGTCAAGTTCTTAAATTAAGATTAACTGGTTACTATACCTCAATCAAAAACTCTACAGAAATTTCTAGATATTTTGCAGAAGGTATTCAGTTAGGTACAGATGCAACTGCACAAGATGCTTTCGTGGCAGAAATTTTATCAGGAATTGATAAAAAATACATGGGAGCAGAATTTGCTGCTGATGTAAAAATTACCCCTACTTTAACTTCAGTTTTAGTAGTAAGCTATGGTGATTATACTATTAGCAATAATCCTACAGCTTATGTTTCTATTGATTCAGATTTATATCCTAATGGTTATGACGAAATCGGAACTGCAAAACTTAAAGGTTATAAAGTTGCAGGAACTCCACAAAAAGCAGCTTCATTAAGCTTCAGATATAACTCAACTAAATATTGGTGGTTTGGTATGTCTGCAAACTATTTAATGGATCAATATTTAGATTTCTCTGCATTAAATAGAACTCCAAACTTCTACACAGATCCAACTACTGGTGATAATTATATTCACCCAGTTACAGGACAAGTAGTAACTCAGAGTGATGTAGATGCATTAAACAAACAAAAGAAATTTGATGACCAATTCATGCTTAATGCAAATATTGGTAAGTCATTCTTATTTGGTAAATATAGAGTAGGAGCTAGTTTAAGCGTAAACAATATCCTAAATAATAGAGATTATGTAACAGGTGGTTTTGAACAAGGTAGAAAATCTAACTTCACAGAATCATATGTAGATAATGTAATTTCGCCAGTTTCATTATTTGGTCCGAAATTATGGTATGACAGAGGAACTACTTTCTTTGCTAATGTTTATTTAAGATTTTAA